In Pseudomonadota bacterium, a single window of DNA contains:
- a CDS encoding dialkylresorcinol condensing enzyme: MLKCDLRPVKPLSPYPYPWPFYTFFNCFPEAVGLDGCPVENLTETQDYDLIILGYTVWFLSPSIPITGFLKSPQARTL; the protein is encoded by the coding sequence ATGCTCAAATGTGATCTGCGCCCGGTGAAACCGCTGTCTCCCTATCCTTACCCCTGGCCTTTTTACACCTTTTTTAACTGTTTTCCCGAAGCGGTCGGCCTGGATGGCTGCCCCGTGGAAAACCTGACCGAGACCCAGGATTACGACTTGATCATTTTAGGCTACACGGTCTGGTTTCTCTCCCCCTCAATCCCGATCACCGGTTTTCTGAAAAGTCCGCAGGCCCGAACTCT
- a CDS encoding flavodoxin family protein: MKKILVLYYSQSGQLEEIMRHLAAPPTSGQDAQM; encoded by the coding sequence ATGAAAAAGATACTCGTGCTCTATTATTCGCAGAGCGGACAACTGGAAGAAATCATGCGCCACCTGGCCGCCCCCCCTACTTCAGGACAGGATGCTCAAATGTGA
- a CDS encoding peptidylprolyl isomerase (rotamase C; accelerates isomerization of the peptidyl prolyl bond): protein MAKASARHILVDTEARCLELKTRIEGGEAFAELAAAHSKCPSGRQGGALGEFSPGQMVPEFDTVVFNGEVGKVHGPVKTDFGYHLVEITSRQD from the coding sequence ATGGCTAAAGCGAGTGCAAGACATATTCTGGTGGACACTGAAGCTCGTTGTCTGGAGCTGAAAACCCGGATTGAAGGCGGAGAGGCTTTTGCCGAGTTGGCGGCGGCGCATTCAAAGTGTCCTTCCGGTCGTCAGGGCGGCGCTCTGGGGGAGTTTTCGCCGGGGCAGATGGTGCCTGAATTCGACACCGTGGTTTTTAATGGTGAAGTGGGTAAGGTGCATGGCCCGGTGAAAACCGATTTCGGTTATCACTTGGTTGAAATTACCAGTCGTCAGGACTGA
- a CDS encoding isoprenylcysteine carboxylmethyltransferase family protein gives MTRWLIFTICTLFFLRFSWRSLGNPASHGFYRFFVLEGLLGLILRNHPHWFKNPFAPQQLFSWLLLLASIFFVLHSLQLLKEHGGQSERTTMPENHAFENTVELVEKGLYRHVRHPMYASLLFLGWGLFLKTSPCLTWPLWGGVSFALLITARIEEHENLRFFGSAYHHYMQRTRRFIPWVL, from the coding sequence ATGACCCGCTGGCTTATCTTTACTATCTGCACACTCTTCTTTCTGCGTTTTTCATGGCGAAGCCTGGGAAACCCCGCCAGCCATGGTTTTTATCGTTTTTTTGTTCTTGAGGGGCTCCTGGGCCTGATTTTACGCAACCATCCCCACTGGTTTAAAAACCCTTTCGCGCCCCAACAACTTTTTTCCTGGCTGCTGCTGCTGGCCTCGATCTTTTTTGTCCTTCACTCGCTGCAACTGCTCAAGGAGCACGGCGGCCAGTCCGAACGCACAACCATGCCGGAAAACCATGCGTTTGAAAACACCGTGGAACTGGTTGAAAAAGGGCTCTATCGCCATGTCCGCCATCCCATGTATGCCTCCCTTCTGTTTCTGGGCTGGGGGCTTTTTTTAAAAACATCACCCTGTTTAACCTGGCCCTTATGGGGGGGGGTCAGCTTCGCGCTACTGATCACGGCGAGAATCGAGGAGCATGAGAATCTCCGCTTTTTCGGCAGCGCCTATCATCATTACATGCAACGCACGCGACGATTCATTCCTTGGGTGCTCTGA